Genomic DNA from Channa argus isolate prfri chromosome 10, Channa argus male v1.0, whole genome shotgun sequence:
TCTGGTAACTGTCCAAGTCCAAGCTCAACTTTCAAAGCCAGAAGAAATCATCAATACACCTGTGGTTCAAACTTTCCAATACTTGTCCCTCCATTGGACTCTAAACAGCCAATACAGCCTCACAGTTCCAGCTGTTTTCAATTGATGGAAAATTAGTCTAAAAAAACACAACGATGAAATGGAAACTAAAAACACCCTGTTCATTGTAGGAGCATCAGTCAGGATCCATGCAGGGGTGGTGGGAAGAGACATTAACAAAGGACAAAATCtgaacatcatcatcattaagatggaaaaacaattaGACTTTTTCTCACATTGAGACATTCAATTAAAAACAGAGTGagaatttaaatgttgaaagtgGTGGAACTTTGTTAGTGTGAAGGTTTAATTCAAACAGAAAATAGTGAATCATGGGATGGAAAACAGAGATAGATGcatgaaagtaaagtttatgTTTTCCACTCTTTCTACATTTgctttttatatatgtattttaaaaagttctgtACATGTAGATATACATACAGGAATAAATCACAACACACtgggttttctttttgactAAGAGACATTTGGCTTTTATTGATATAACTGTAAATAATTCCTAAGGTTTTATTTAGTATGGAGGAAGTTCAGTGTGGTGTTAAGGCTGGATGATACAGGCTGTTCCCATCTGCCTTGAGCTAATGCTCATTTATTATGAATGTATTCAAATATATTTCTCAGTGAATTAATTAAACATATGAttcagtagaaaaacaaagacacggTTCTAACAATACACTTCAGTGTAAATCAGAGTTGATTTGATTCAACTGATAGTCAGCTTGACTTTAGCTCCAGCTTAACCATCTCTACATGCTTTGAAGGAATCAAATACTTTTAACAGAGTAGAATATTTTACTACAGTTTTGTTGAACTTTCCATTTCACTTAACTATAGTCCAGAGATACATacagttaaaatcagctccaccttaaCCAGCTCCAGCGTTAgtgttttttacaaatttatacATCAATAATTCTCCATTAATGCAATACAAGCCATTTCTAAAccaaccatttatcatttgaaTCTAAATGATGTAATGATGCGTACAGGCACACAAAGgccacaatacaaaaaaaaaaaaaacaacagaaaactacTAATCAACTAATCTTTGATTTTGAAATACAGATATTGTCTTCTTAGAGTTTACTTTTAATCTGTggtttttaacaaatgtctaTATTgttaactttagtttttaattctCTCCCGTGTGAACACGCTGGTGTCTTTTAAGATTGCTGTACATAGAGAAGgtttttccacactgatcacaccAATAAGATTTCTCTCCCGTATGAACACGAAGGTGCTTTTGTAGACTACCGTTCACAGAGAAACTttttccacactgatcacaacaatagggtttctctccagtgtgaacaCGCTGGTGCTTTTTTAGACTGCTGCTCTCAGTGAAAGATTTTCCACACTGATAACACCAATAAGGTTTTTCTCCAGTGTGAATACGCCGGTGCATTTTTAGAGTTTTGCTCTCGTTGAAAGTTTTTCCACATTGATCACAACGAtaaggtttctctccagtgtgaataCGTTTGTGGGTTTTCAGAGTACTTGACGTGGTGAAAGCTTTCTCACACTTATCACAGGAGAAAGGTTTCTCACCAGTGTGAAtaagtttgtgtctttttagaaGGTGGTTGTTACTAAAAGCTTTTCCACACAGACCGCACCAATAgggtttctctccagtgtgaacaCGCTGGTGCTTTTTTAGACTGCTGCTCTCAGTGAAAGATTTTCCACACTGATAACACCAATAAGGTTTTTCTCCAGTGTGAATACGCCGGTGCATTTTTAGAGTTTTGCTCTCGTTGAAAGTTTTTCCACATTGATCACAACGAtaaggtttctctccagtgtgaataCGTTTGTGGGTTTTCAGAGTACTTGACGTGGTGAAAGCTTTCTCACACTTATCACAGGAGAAAGGTTTCTCACCAGTGTGAAtaagtttgtgtctttttagaaGGTGGTTGTTACTAAAAGCTTTTCCACACAGACCGCACCAATAGGGTTTCTCTCCCGTGTGAATATGCTGGTGCTTTACTAAAACGTCTTTCTGAATGAAAgtttttccacactgatcacaccaataaggtttctctccagtgtgaacacgtttgtgtctttttagatGGCTGTTGTTAGTGAAAGCTTTTTCACACTGATCACACCAATAGAGTTTCTCTCTAGTGTGAATACGCTGGTGCATTTTTAGATAGCTGCACTGAGTGAAACTTTTTCCACACAGATCACAACAATAAAGTTTCTCTCCATTGTGAATAGGCTGGTGCTTAATTAGACTAGCTTTCTGAGCGAAACTTTTTCCACAATTATCACACAAATAgggtttctctccagtgtgaattATATGATGACTCTTCAGTGTTGATAGTCTTGTGAAGACTTTGCCACATTGCTGACAGCAGTGACGTTTGTGCCTCGTTGTTGTGCTCAATTTCTAAagtaacagacaaaaaaaaaaagtgttagaTCTCATGAggtagtaaaataaatacataaatactttctgctctttctcgcacttgcatctcatgactgtgaacagttttctgataggactttgctttaatgttttctccttgacttagagttttgctgccttgttcctcacttgtaagaCGCTttaaagcgtctgctaaatgactacatgtaaatgtaaatgtcattaatCACTAGATGCTCGTTGGCTGATGGTTAATGACTATGAATGTGCTAAAGCTTAAGCTGGCTGTAGGCCACTGTGTAGTAATCCTTTAGCCTAGTTTGCTACAATTCTCAAAGCGGAGCACGTTCTGGTGGAGATTCTGACTGTGATAATGTTTCTGACTGTGAGATTgtttgaaactgttttacagAGGTTACTTAAGCTGCTGTATGATCATTGTGGAAGATTCTGCTCTGTCACTGTCTACAGAAACTGTTCTAAAACACAACAGCATCGACCACTACATCCTCCAAGATGATCATGCAGGTGAAATAGCACTCAAAACTGTGAAGTAAGGATTTATTAAGCTGGATAAGTTGCAGCTGTATGAACCTGCTGCTAATGtcttcacactgacacacacatgcacttctACAGATAAAGTGGCTTTAACCACGATCCAACACGGATTCCAACCATTTGCTGTGTCCACAGCTCCGAAAAGAAGCAGACAAACACGGTCCACTTCATCCACGGACCACCGTCCgccattttctccttttcactAACGGTCCAAAGTGTGATCCAAAGTCTCTTTAGTCCCGTTCTGAAGCCGTTTTTACCCATTAACTCATAAACACTGACCGCTGGAACCGGAGGACGAGCCTGCGTTGCTCCTTTTGGCGGCGTTGTTGCTCCGGTGCTCCGGGTCCTGGTTCTGCTCCTCCATCCCGGTCGTGTTGTCGTTCTGCTGAATAGTTTCTTGTTTTAAACCGATCGGGTCCTGGTTCTGCTCCTCCATCTCGGTCGCGTTGTGGTTCTGGCGAATAGTTTCGTGTTTAATCCGATCTGCTCCTGCTGGATCAAATCCAGCAACTCTGTATCTGCCGCCTTTCACTCAAGTCTCGCGGTGACTTCTTCTTCTTGGTGTTTATTGACGGTTGAGTAACAACGACTTGGTTTTGCATTACCGCCACCAGCTGGTGAGGAGTGTGGATCAGGACTCATTCATAGCATTATTCTCTAATACAACACAGGAACAACTCAGATCTTCTCTGTCAAACTAGTTGATCTCAAAACTTCTGCAGGCTCCTATTTGACTTTTCTTGATTTCAGACAGTAGAATTTGACATGTCCCACGGTTTCTTCTAGTCCACAAGAGTCAGATTTGCCTGTGTTGTGCTTCCCTTTTCTGAACAATGTCCTATTCAGTCCAGTTTGTCCAAATCTGAGTCTTCATATGACTGTTTCATCTGCCCTGTTTCTCCCTGTACATCTCATTTGTCCTACTTTCCTTTAAATTCTATACaacctttattttcttcctcCCATTGCTTCTGCCACCTTTCCGTCGTCTTTTCAATAATTCTGCTCTTACTTTCTGTCCTACTAAAATTCAATGGGATATCAATGCAATTTTTTGAGAACTTCTTTGGTAAGTTGATGTGCTGCTTCGTTTCCCTTTATCCTGATATGTGCTATTTCTATTAGAACATCTGTTCTACTCTCTGAGGAACTCTGATGGAAACTGGTTAAAGATAAACTTGAATGTGAACattcaagtttttaaagatgaaatttaaagatgaaattatttaaatgaaattatggGACGACAAATGTTGCCCCAATTTTGTTCCCCCAAGTCCTTTGATGCATCTGTGTTGATCATTATCATACTTGCATTGTTTTGTGCTTCACTTTCAGCCTTTCCTTGAACCCTCTTCACTGCTTTTGTGTAGCTCATGTTGTTCACTCCCCTTTTCCTAATTTCACAATCTCCTCTGTGCTGACCAGCACAATTGCAACATTGTTTCTGCACATTATTTCCACATACTTCAGCTTTATGATCATCTCCACATTTGGGACACCTTTGTCCTCCTTTGCGAACTgctgctttacatttacatttagtcatttgtcagacgcttttatccaaagcgacttacaagtgaggtacaaggcagcaaaaatgaaGTCAAGgatgaaaacatcaaagcaaagtcctgtcagaataGTGTTAGaaagaaatcttaaaaaaaaaaagaataacttCGTTTTTGCTTTTGTGGAGTGGAGTTTTGTGGAGTGattttgctgagcgtgcagagtttggtggCCTGTTCCATCATcgtgaagagttttgcttggtgtcttctgtggcgtgctgggaccaccagacgtcgttcaggagggattgtagacctgaatgagggagttgaggtaagcaggagcagAAGCAGTCACCTCGTTTACCTGAATACAGTGAATGTGAAAATCACACCATGTTAACTGCTGGGGGAGGCAGCGCCATCTTGTGATTGTATCGATGTACATAAATCGATATATAAAGTTCTGCAGTTCATACCTCgccatatttatttgtttaaagctAATATGGATTAATAAAACTATAATGAAACTATATTGAACTATAAATGATTCAAGCATATAAATTGAGTTTGTTAGTAAACTAATTGCAATATAGTTAAATAATCTGAAGATTAatcaaataattgaaaaagtcaTTGATAAATTAATCAACTAATATATTTATTAGGTGCAGCCCTGCTATAATTTTTCCAAAACGTGTCTCCATTGTTGTACATGCtcacaacatttttgtttgtagtttatATGAGAACTTATAAGCATAAAATAAACGTAAACTTGTTGGGTAGTCGTATTAAACAGAATTGcatacatttagaaaacaggGAATGAATATTGACACATGCATCTATCTTTGCAGTGTGACGTCCATGGTCGAAAACCCTGACGGTGCTCAGTTTTCTTGATGTTACTGTATCCTACAATTTGGAACTCACCAGTTCAGCTATTGCATTTTGTAATGGAAcatgtacattatttttattattcctaatttattagatttttttgctCTATATTAATCCCCAGTGTTCCATTTTAGACTTTAGATAAAGAAGGAGCTAAGAAGGAGCTAAAGAGCCACAAGTTTCTATACATGGAGGTCAAAGCATTGCAGAAATGATCATGACAGctggacacacacataattaTCGACGATAATGTTGCTGTTCACTGAACAGCTTATCCACTTTACAAAGTGTTGCAGTTGTGTTAAAAGCTTGTTGCACTGCCCCTCAGTGGTCAGAAAACgacaaatgcacatttattaGGGTCAGTAGTCCAGACTTACCAGTAGTCATTTCTGGCTTTTGCCAATTCctttaaagaaagacaaacaaagactGTTTTAGTTTGAATTGCAATTTATTTCAAGGTGATGCTAACACGAAAatccatgttttaaaaaacttgTAACACTCAATTTATATCCCAAACACACAATATCTATAGTCACGCAAACGCCGTTACAGTAAATCCCTTCGATAAGTAGCTACGTGGTTTACAATCAGTACAAGGactcaaaataaaaacccagcTGCAGACCAAATGTAGGCCTGTGCTAAAGGCGTCGATATGCATAATGTTCAGGCCTGTGGCAGCTTTATGTGCAGGGTACAGAACAAAATGCACTTTCAAAAATGACTTGTGTTTTAAGAATAAATGACAAGGTGTGAGAGCATCTTTcaaatgtgctgtatttaatTGCATACTTCTTAAAATGGTTCTCAGTGTTGCAGCACGTGCCAGGAAAGCTATATATAGGCAGCAGgacctacaaaataaaagtcaaggAATGCACGGTGACGTGACGGTGAGCGTGCTGACTGTGCACAAGAACAATGAGGGGGACTCAGAATATGTGCATACAGGATTCTGGACTCAGTGGAGGAAAGTGTGTGGAAGACATTGAAGGTGTCACGATTTTCACACCACAAAATGTTATTCAGGACGTTAAGGTTTAGAGGCAGGTGTCTGTGGagaggtagaaaaaaaatacacaagcaCCTCAATCCTCCTCCACCTCATTCTAACCCTTCGATTAGATCTGTTTCTTTCTCCAAAATGTCTTCTTCCTTCCAAGAGTGGGCTTGGTGAACGTTTGTCCCACGGACCCTGAGAACAGCTGTTGGCTGTTAGttatttgctgttgtttgtcCTCTTTTTCTGTTCCTCTAAAAGCGGAAATGTCTGTCACGTTTCGATTCCACATTTGTCTGATTTCCACCTCAGAGCCTTATGACACACTGATAGTCGACACGCTGAAATCCCGCAAAGAGCCTCAGTCGCAGAGATCTATTTAACCCTGTTTCGAAAAAGTCTGTTTTTGCGCAGCCTCCATCCATTtagagttaaaaaaagaatttggatTAAACAGAGAAAGTTTTGAATGATATACCCTTAATAAAATAGTGAGGGCTGCACAATTAGGACGTCAGACAGGCTTCAAGGTTCTTGACAGTACAGTTCTGTCAATGTCGCGTTACTGTCACACAATTTTACTTGGGAAAAACAGTTAACTTATGCGTAGTTTGTAAGTCTAGTGATAAACTAGTAAGAATTTGCGCTTTCTTATCGATACATTTACCCTTTTTTAAGTGATTTAATTGAAAAATTGGTCAAAAGCATGAAcccattttg
This window encodes:
- the LOC137134199 gene encoding zinc finger protein 431-like, translated to MHQRIHTREKLYWCDQCEKAFTNNSHLKRHKRVHTGEKPYWCDQCGKTFIQKDVLVKHQHIHTGEKPYWCGLCGKAFSNNHLLKRHKLIHTGEKPFSCDKCEKAFTTSSTLKTHKRIHTGEKPYRCDQCGKTFNESKTLKMHRRIHTGEKPYWCYQCGKSFTESSSLKKHQRVHTGEKPYWCGLCGKAFSNNHLLKRHKLIHTGEKPFSCDKCEKAFTTSSTLKTHKRIHTGEKPYRCDQCGKTFNESKTLKMHRRIHTGEKPYWCYQCGKSFTESSSLKKHQRVHTGEKPYCCDQCGKSFSVNGSLQKHLRVHTGEKSYWCDQCGKTFSMYSNLKRHQRVHTGEN